The Candidatus Bathyarchaeia archaeon genome includes the window GCCTTCTCAAAGCCAAACTTGCCCGGTTGCACGAGGAGCTGGAAAGCTCCACCTCCAAGGGTGGAGGCCCAGCCTTCGAGATTCGCAAAGGAGGCGATGCGACAGTCGTTCTCATTGGATTGCCCAGTGTCGGCAAGTCGACCATTCTGAATCGGTTGACAAATGCGAAGTCCAAAGTTGCGGCATATGCTTTCACAACTCTCACCGTTGTCCCTGGGATTCTACGCCTCAACGGGGCGGATATCCAGATCCTCGACCTTCCAGGAATCATCAGCGGCGCGTCTTCGGGACGAGGTAGAGGGAGGAGAGTTCTTTCGGTTGCACGAAATGCAGACCTTGTCCTATTGGTCTTAGACGTGTTTCAGCCGGGACAGATACAATTGTTGAAGAATGAGCTTCACGGCATGGGCATTCGGATCGACCAGAAGCCTCCCGATGTAGTCATCAACAGGGGCAGTAAGGGAGGGCTAGCTCTCACTACAAGCGTCAAGCTGACGAAGCTGACCCCGGCAACTGTCAAGGGAATAGTGGAGGCTTACGGGATTAGTAATGGGGGAATTTTGGTGCGAGAGGATGTCACGGACGAGCAACTGATTGATGTATTGACCGGAAACCGAAGATACGTTCCATCTTTGGTGGTTTTGAACAAGGTTGATCTTGTGAATGAGCAATACCTTGCGGCCGCGAAGAAACAGATTGGATGCGATTTCGTCCCCATTTCGGCCGAGAAGGGATTGAACATGGATCTTCTCGCTGAGAGAATCTGGGAGACTCTCAATTTCATACGAATCTATCTGAAACGTCCTGATGGTGACGCGGACTTCGAGAAACCTCTTATTCTTCCTGCTGGCTCGACCTTGCGAGATGTCTGCAAAAAGATCAGTCCACGATTTGTCGAGGGAGCCAAGTACGCTTTCGTTTCAGGATCAAGCGTAAAATTCACTGGTCAAAGGGTGAGTCTCGACCATGTTCCCGCTGACAAAGATGTCGTCACGATCATGCGATGATAAAGCATGGGAGACTCAACCAAGTTTGAATTCGTCGTGAAGGGCCTTCACTGCTTCTGGGCCGTCCCTGCGCGATACTACAAACGATACGTTGTACTCTGAGGAGCCTTGAGCGACCATGCGGACATTTACTTTTCGTTTTGCGACCGCTGTAAATATCCTGGCTGCGACTCCCGGCGTTCCCTTCATTCCCGATCCAACGACAGCAATGATACAGGCGTCTTTCTCTTCAGCTAT containing:
- a CDS encoding GTP-binding protein, encoding MGLPEKIKQIEEEMKKTQINKKTEHHIGLLKAKLARLHEELESSTSKGGGPAFEIRKGGDATVVLIGLPSVGKSTILNRLTNAKSKVAAYAFTTLTVVPGILRLNGADIQILDLPGIISGASSGRGRGRRVLSVARNADLVLLVLDVFQPGQIQLLKNELHGMGIRIDQKPPDVVINRGSKGGLALTTSVKLTKLTPATVKGIVEAYGISNGGILVREDVTDEQLIDVLTGNRRYVPSLVVLNKVDLVNEQYLAAAKKQIGCDFVPISAEKGLNMDLLAERIWETLNFIRIYLKRPDGDADFEKPLILPAGSTLRDVCKKISPRFVEGAKYAFVSGSSVKFTGQRVSLDHVPADKDVVTIMR